From the Halichoerus grypus chromosome 3, mHalGry1.hap1.1, whole genome shotgun sequence genome, one window contains:
- the NELFA gene encoding negative elongation factor A, producing the protein MASMRESDTGLWLHNKLGATDELWAPPSIASLLTAAVIDNIRLCFHGLSSAVKLKLLLGTLHLPRRTVDEMKGALAEIIQLATLDSDPWVLMVADILKSFPDTGSLNLDLEEQNPNVQDILGELREKVNECEASAMLPLECQYLNKNALTTLAGPLTPPVKHFQLKRKPKSATLRAELLQKSTETAQQLKRSAGVPFHAKGRGLLRKMDTTTPLKGIPKQAPFRSPTAPSVFSPAGNRTPIPPSRTPLRKERGVKLLDISELDMVGAGREAKRRRKTLDAEVVEKPAKEETVVENATPDYAAGLVSTQKLGSLNSEPALPSTSYLPATPSAVPASSYVPSSESPAAPSSREAGLQASRPPEEPSAPSPALPAQFKQRAPMYNSGPSPAASAPSTPTSPLTPTTPPAVTPAAQTPPVAMVTPQTQPPAQQQPKKNLSLTREQMFAAQEMFKTANKVTRPEKALILGFMAGSRENPCQEQGDVIQIKLSEHTEDLPKSDGQGSTTMLVDTVFEMNYATGQWTRFKKYKPMANVS; encoded by the exons ATGGCGTCCATGCGGGAGAGCGACACGGGCCTGTGGCTGCACAACAAGCTGGGGGCCACGGACGAGCTGTGGGCGCCGCCCAGCATCGCGTCCCTGCTCACCGCCGCGGTCATCGACAACATCCGCCTTTGCTTCCACGGCCTCTCCTCGGCCGTGAAGCTCAAGCTGCTGCTCGGGACGCTGCACCTCCCGCGCCGCACCGTGGACGAG ATGAAGGGCGCCCTGGCGGAGATTATCCAGCTGGCCACCCTGGACTCGGACCCCTGGGTTCTCATGGTAGCTGACATCCTGAAGTCCTTTCCCGACACAGGCTCGCTTAACCTTGACCTCGAAGAGCAGAATCCCAACGTTCAAGATATTTTAGGAGAACTTAGAGAAAagg TGAACGAGTGTGAAGCATCCGCCATGCTGCCCCTGGAGTGCCAGTACTTGAATAAAAACGCCCTGACGACCCTCGCCGGACCCCTCACTCCCCCAGTGAAACACTTTCAGTTAAAAAGGAAACCGAAGAGCGCTACGCTGAGGGCAGAGCTCCTGCAGAAAT CCACCGAGACGGCCCAGCAGCTGAAGAGGAGCGCGGGGGTGCCCTTCCACGCCAAGGGCCGGGGGCTGCTCCGGAAGATGGACACCACAA CCCCGCTCAAAGGCATCCCGAAGCAGGCGCCCTTCCGAAGTCCCACGGCCCCCAGTGTCTTCAGCCCTGCCGGGAACCGGACCCCCATCCCGCCTTCGAGGACGCCGCTGCGGAAGGAGAGGGGAGTGAAG CTGCTCGACATCTCCGAGCTGGACATGGTGGGCGCCGGCCGGGAGgcgaagaggaggaggaagacgcTGG ATGCGGAGGTGGTGGAAAAGCCGGCCAAGGAGGAGACCGTCGTGGAGAACGCCACCCCGGATTACGCGGCTGGCCTGGTGTCCACACAG AAACTCGGGTCCTTGAACAGCGAGCCGGCCCTGCCCTCCACGAGCTAcctgcctgccacccccagcGCGGTCCCGGCCTCGTCCTACGTCCCCAGCTCCGAGAGCCCGGCAG CACCGTCTTCTCGGGAAGCCGGCCTGCAGGCCAGCCGGCCGCCCGAGGAGCCCAGTGCCCCCAGCCCCGCGCTGCCGGCGCAGTTCAAGCAGAGGGCCCCCATGTACAACAGCGGCCCGAGCCCGGCCGCATCTGCGCCTTCGACGCCCACCTCCCCGCTGACGCCCACCACGCCTCCAGCCGTCACCCCGGCCGCCCAGACACCTCCGGTGGCCATGGTCACCCCACAgacccagccccctgcccagcagcaGCCCAAGAAGAACCTGTCGCTCACG AGGGAGCAGATGTTCGCCGCGCAGGAGATGTTCAAGACGGCCAACAAAGTCACGCGGCCCGAGAAGGCCCTCATCCTGGGCTTCATGGCCGGCTCCCGAG AGAACCCGTGCCAGGAGCAGGGCGACGTGATCCAGATCAAGCTCAGCGAGCACACGGAGGACCTGCCCAAGTCGGACGGCCAGGGCAGCACCACCATGCTGGTGGACACCGTGTTCGAGATGAACTATGCCACGGGCCAGTGGACGCGCTTCAAGAAGTACAAGCCCATGGCCAATGTGTCCTAg